The following proteins come from a genomic window of Nocardiopsis sp. YSL2:
- the codB gene encoding cytosine permease: MSIHEADPPVSAARTRAETVAEDDYPQNRVPQHARRNFLSLFFVLIGFVFFTPTMLAGARLSGAFAWNDLLVVLAVGSLILGLYVALLSLIGARTGLTTVLLARYSLGRYGAKYASVLLGGTQVCWYAVTAVFLSELLVQAFGFEEYTWLVVVLSSVLTGVTAYYGYRGLELLSGLSVPLMLILCLWVLYEALDSVGGWGGLASVTPAEQGSIAWATAVTIVVGTFVSGGTQIPNWSRFARRPWHGFAAGLCAFLVFNLLMLFFGAIGAIAFQATDFVAVLLQLNLVAAAVVLLFFNVWTTQENTAYAFGVAGAEMFNVPAKRPFIIGGVAIAIVLALTGIYEALPQYLVLLGILIPPLGGVIIGDHLFVWRGRLPQLNRVRFLAVRWSCATAYLLGLATAFVSEQLSFGLPPVHGVAVAILSVPLAEWAFRGIGVPTRHEEFEEDLWST, encoded by the coding sequence ATGTCCATCCATGAAGCGGACCCGCCCGTGAGCGCCGCCCGTACCCGTGCCGAGACGGTCGCCGAGGACGACTACCCGCAGAACCGGGTCCCCCAGCACGCCCGCCGCAACTTCCTCTCGCTGTTCTTCGTCCTGATCGGCTTCGTCTTCTTCACCCCCACCATGTTGGCCGGAGCCCGGCTCTCCGGGGCCTTCGCCTGGAACGACCTCCTCGTCGTCCTGGCGGTCGGCAGCCTCATCCTGGGCCTGTACGTCGCTCTGCTCTCCCTGATCGGGGCGCGCACGGGGCTGACCACGGTCCTGCTGGCCCGCTACAGCCTGGGCCGCTACGGCGCCAAGTACGCCAGCGTCCTGTTGGGCGGGACCCAGGTGTGCTGGTACGCGGTGACGGCCGTGTTCCTGTCCGAGCTCCTGGTCCAGGCGTTCGGATTCGAGGAGTACACGTGGCTGGTGGTCGTGCTCAGCTCCGTCCTGACCGGCGTGACCGCCTACTACGGCTACCGCGGCCTGGAACTCCTCAGCGGCCTGTCCGTCCCCCTGATGCTGATCCTGTGCCTGTGGGTGCTCTACGAGGCCCTGGACAGCGTGGGGGGCTGGGGCGGGCTGGCGTCCGTCACGCCCGCCGAGCAGGGCAGCATCGCCTGGGCCACGGCCGTGACCATCGTGGTCGGCACCTTCGTCAGCGGCGGCACCCAGATTCCCAACTGGAGCAGGTTCGCCCGTCGGCCCTGGCACGGGTTCGCCGCCGGGCTGTGCGCCTTCCTGGTGTTCAACCTGCTGATGCTCTTCTTCGGTGCGATCGGCGCCATCGCCTTCCAGGCCACCGACTTCGTGGCCGTCCTGCTCCAGCTCAACCTGGTCGCGGCCGCCGTCGTCCTGCTGTTCTTCAACGTGTGGACCACCCAGGAGAACACCGCCTACGCGTTCGGCGTCGCGGGAGCGGAGATGTTCAACGTCCCGGCCAAGCGCCCCTTCATCATCGGCGGGGTGGCCATCGCCATCGTCCTGGCCCTGACCGGGATCTACGAGGCGCTGCCCCAGTACCTGGTCCTGCTGGGCATCCTCATCCCTCCGCTCGGCGGCGTCATCATCGGTGACCACCTGTTCGTCTGGCGGGGGCGGCTGCCCCAGCTGAACCGGGTCCGCTTCCTGGCGGTGCGGTGGAGCTGCGCCACCGCCTACCTGCTCGGACTGGCCACCGCCTTCGTCAGCGAACAGCTCTCCTTCGGGCTCCCGCCCGTCCACGGCGTCGCCGTGGCGATCCTGAGCGTTCCCCTCGCCGAGTGGGCCTTCCGCGGCATCGGTGTGCCGACCAGGCACGAGGAGTTCGAGGAGGACCTGTGGAGCACGTGA
- a CDS encoding flavin reductase family protein: MEHVTLTPGSMAGETARKLLLGGVVPRPIAWTSTLGPEGVANLAPFSYFTVVSTDPPMLSLTIEARDDGAAKDTASNIGSTGEFVVNIVPEALGEAMRATSADLPPEDDEFAVAETAAAPARHVSPPRVAESPLAMECVLERSLPLGNALLVIGRVVCFHVRPDVLDGRGRVMHDRLRALGRVGGDYLGTADTYPLPRDGGRPGGRMPVPTSLRPR; encoded by the coding sequence GTGGAGCACGTGACCCTGACCCCCGGTTCCATGGCCGGCGAGACCGCGCGCAAGCTGCTGTTGGGCGGTGTCGTGCCCCGCCCCATCGCCTGGACCAGCACCCTCGGCCCCGAGGGGGTCGCCAACCTCGCCCCCTTCAGCTACTTCACCGTCGTGTCCACCGACCCGCCGATGCTGTCGTTGACCATCGAGGCGCGCGACGACGGAGCGGCCAAGGACACGGCGTCCAACATCGGCAGCACCGGGGAGTTCGTGGTCAACATCGTGCCGGAGGCCCTGGGCGAGGCCATGCGGGCCACGTCGGCCGACCTCCCTCCCGAGGACGACGAGTTCGCGGTGGCGGAGACGGCGGCCGCCCCGGCCCGTCACGTGTCCCCGCCACGGGTCGCGGAGTCCCCCCTGGCGATGGAGTGCGTGCTGGAACGGTCGCTGCCGCTGGGCAACGCGCTGCTGGTGATCGGCAGGGTGGTCTGCTTCCATGTGCGCCCCGACGTCCTGGACGGGCGCGGTCGGGTGATGCACGACCGGTTGCGCGCCCTGGGCAGGGTCGGCGGCGACTACCTCGGGACCGCGGACACCTACCCGCTGCCACGGGACGGGGGGCGGCCGGGGGGCCGGATGCCGGTTCCGACCTCCCTCCGCCCCCGGTAG
- the ybaK gene encoding Cys-tRNA(Pro) deacylase: MAAGRTKTTFTLHPYSADGDGHSYGADAADALGVPQAQVFKTLIAEVDGVFTVGVVPVSTTLNLKALAAAVGGKKAAMADPARAEKITGYVRGGISPLGQRKRLRTVVDSSVTDLPSVFVSAGRRGLQMELAPRDLISLTEAVTAPIGAH; encoded by the coding sequence GTGGCCGCCGGGCGGACCAAGACGACCTTCACCCTTCATCCGTATTCGGCCGACGGCGACGGGCACTCCTACGGGGCCGACGCCGCCGACGCGCTCGGCGTCCCGCAGGCGCAGGTCTTCAAGACACTGATCGCCGAGGTGGACGGGGTCTTCACCGTGGGCGTCGTCCCGGTGAGCACGACACTCAACCTCAAGGCGCTGGCGGCCGCGGTCGGGGGCAAGAAGGCGGCGATGGCCGATCCGGCCCGCGCGGAGAAGATCACGGGGTACGTGCGCGGCGGTATCAGTCCGCTCGGGCAGCGCAAACGGCTGCGGACGGTGGTGGACTCCTCTGTCACGGATCTGCCGTCGGTCTTCGTCTCCGCCGGGCGGCGCGGGCTGCAGATGGAGCTGGCGCCGCGGGACCTCATCTCGCTGACCGAGGCGGTCACCGCACCGATCGGCGCGCACTGA
- a CDS encoding long-chain fatty acid--CoA ligase, whose amino-acid sequence MGNSESPARSVPDMFLSRVRESGDHEAFSYPVPDTTGAPEEWRSLTWSQTLDRVRHIALGLHTLGVTSQARCAINAGTRIEWILADLGVLCAGGAVTTIYPSSTPPDCAYIVSDSGSMIAFAEDAEQVAKLVGQRPQMPGLSKVVVFDGEGDGDWVITLAELEARGAELAAERPDLFDELVDAVRPDHLATLIYTSGTTGRPKGVRLDHANWLYEAQAVHDLGEEVKAQGHDLMTGDDVQYLWLPLSHVFGKYMQVSQLRMGFRTAVDGRVDKIVDNLAIVRPTFMAAAPRIFEKVYNRVVMQAKEGGAAKFRIFTWAVGVGERVARVRERGKEPAGLLALQHAVADRLVFSKLRARFGGRLKFFVSGSAPLAPEIGRFFYGAGVTILEGYGLTETSAGTFVNRPGDVRFGTVGLPMPGTEVRIAEDGEVLVRGGGVMRGYHNLSGATEEVLTEDGWFATGDIGVLEDGRLRITDRKKELIKTSGGKYVAPQGIESRFKSLCPYISNFVVHGDRRAYCVALVALDPEAIEVWAQENGLGALDYAGLVKEPRVHQMVQEAIDALNRDLPRHETIKRFTILPRELTVDEGEITPSLKMRRRAVEDKYRDLLDAMYEGSVQTL is encoded by the coding sequence ATGGGCAACAGTGAATCCCCCGCTCGTTCCGTCCCCGACATGTTCCTCTCCCGCGTACGGGAATCGGGTGACCACGAGGCTTTCAGCTACCCCGTCCCCGACACGACCGGCGCTCCGGAGGAGTGGAGGTCCCTCACCTGGTCGCAGACACTGGACCGGGTACGCCACATCGCGCTCGGCCTGCACACCCTCGGTGTGACCTCCCAGGCCAGGTGCGCCATCAACGCGGGTACCAGGATCGAGTGGATCCTGGCCGACCTCGGCGTGCTGTGCGCCGGCGGTGCCGTCACCACCATCTACCCCTCCTCCACACCGCCCGACTGTGCCTACATCGTCTCCGACTCGGGCAGCATGATCGCCTTCGCCGAGGACGCCGAGCAGGTGGCCAAGCTCGTCGGCCAGCGCCCCCAGATGCCAGGACTGTCCAAGGTCGTGGTCTTCGACGGCGAGGGGGACGGCGACTGGGTCATCACCCTGGCCGAGCTGGAGGCCAGGGGCGCCGAGCTGGCCGCGGAGAGGCCCGACCTGTTCGACGAGCTCGTGGACGCGGTCCGGCCCGACCATCTGGCCACCCTCATCTACACCTCCGGCACCACCGGGCGGCCCAAGGGCGTCCGGCTGGACCACGCCAACTGGCTGTACGAGGCACAGGCGGTCCACGACCTCGGCGAGGAGGTGAAGGCGCAGGGCCACGACCTGATGACCGGCGACGACGTGCAGTACCTGTGGCTGCCGCTGTCGCACGTCTTCGGCAAGTACATGCAGGTCAGCCAGTTGCGCATGGGGTTCAGGACGGCGGTGGACGGGCGCGTCGACAAGATCGTCGACAACCTGGCGATCGTGCGGCCCACGTTCATGGCGGCGGCTCCGCGCATCTTCGAGAAGGTGTACAACCGGGTGGTCATGCAGGCCAAGGAGGGCGGGGCCGCCAAGTTCCGCATCTTCACCTGGGCCGTCGGCGTGGGCGAACGGGTCGCCCGGGTCAGGGAGCGGGGCAAGGAGCCCGCGGGCCTGCTCGCCCTGCAGCACGCGGTGGCCGACCGGTTGGTGTTCAGCAAGCTGCGGGCCCGGTTCGGCGGTCGGCTCAAGTTCTTCGTGTCGGGAAGCGCGCCCCTCGCTCCGGAGATCGGGCGCTTCTTCTACGGCGCCGGCGTGACCATCCTGGAGGGGTACGGGCTCACCGAGACCAGCGCGGGCACCTTCGTCAACCGGCCGGGCGACGTGCGCTTCGGCACGGTCGGCCTCCCCATGCCGGGTACGGAGGTCCGGATCGCCGAGGACGGCGAGGTGCTGGTGCGCGGCGGCGGCGTGATGCGCGGCTACCACAACCTCTCCGGTGCCACCGAGGAGGTGCTCACCGAGGACGGCTGGTTCGCCACCGGCGACATCGGCGTCCTGGAGGACGGCCGGCTGCGGATCACCGACCGCAAGAAGGAGCTGATCAAGACCTCCGGCGGCAAGTACGTGGCGCCGCAGGGGATCGAGAGCCGGTTCAAGTCGCTGTGCCCCTACATCAGCAACTTCGTCGTGCACGGCGACCGGCGCGCCTACTGCGTGGCGCTGGTGGCCCTGGACCCCGAGGCGATCGAGGTGTGGGCGCAGGAGAACGGCCTGGGCGCCCTGGACTACGCCGGGCTGGTCAAGGAGCCCAGGGTGCACCAGATGGTGCAGGAGGCCATCGACGCGCTCAACCGGGACCTGCCGCGGCACGAGACCATCAAGCGGTTCACGATCCTGCCCCGAGAGCTCACCGTGGACGAGGGAGAGATCACGCCCAGCCTGAAGATGCGGCGCAGAGCGGTCGAGGACAAGTACCGGGACCTGCTCGACGCCATGTACGAGGGCTCGGTCCAGACCCTGTGA